The nucleotide sequence TGTAGAATTCCGATTCCGCCTTCTTGAGCCATGGCGATTGCCATACGACTTTCTGTTACCGTATCCATCGCTGCAGATACAATAGGAACATTAAGCGTGATGTTTTTGGAAAATTTACTTTGTATACTTACCTCTCTAGGCAGTACCTCGCTGTAGCCAGGAACTAGAAGTACATCGTCGTAAGTGAGACCTTCGCCTACAAACTTAGCATCGTGTGAAATCATTGCAATTCAATTTAATTGCATGCAAAGGTACGGTTTTTACGCATGCTTTAAGAGAGAAAAGCACAGTAGCCTTTAGTCTCGCATATCTCTTTCAAGATCACGATATACAATTTATCTGTATTTCAATCCTATGTTAAATGATAGTGCAACCTTTCTAGGCATTACCTTTGTCCCATGGCTTTAAGATCTAGTTATGACGTTGTTATTTTAGGCGCTGGTATTTCTGGTTTGAGTGCTGGTTATTCTCTTTTTCAGGAGGATCGGGATTTTGCCATTCTTGAAGGCAGTACGAGATGCGGCGGCGTCATAGAATCTGAAGTCATCAATGGCTTGATGGTAGAGCACGGTCCCAACAGCATGGCGCTAACTCCAGAAGTTGAAGCCCTACTCCAGGAACTTGACATTCTTGACGCACTCTTACCGGCCATGGAAGAGAGTAAAATAAGACAGATTTTATGGGACAACCAGTTGCACACATTGAAAGCATCGCCACTAACGTTGCTCTCGACCAGACTCCTATCCACCTCGGCAAAACTACGTATCCTGAGAGAACCGTTTATTTCTAGCAAATCGCCGGCAGGAGAAAGTGTCTTGGAATTCTTTACACGCAGGTTTGGAAAACAAGTAGCACAACGCATGGCAGGTGCCATAGTAAGCGGTATTTATGCCGGTGATGCGGCTCAACTGGAGATGGCCTCTGTTTTTCCTCGATTTGTAGAATTGGAAAAAGAGTACGGTAGTTTGCTGAAGGGACTCATCAAATCGCCATCTGCTCCTCGCAAGATCGTAAGCTTTAAAGATGGTATGGAGACGTTGATTAGTTCGCTTTCGCGAAAGCTGAACGACCATATTCATTTGAATACATCTGTAGCTTCCATTGAAAAAGTAACCAATGGTTGGAAGCTACATTTAAAAGATGGAAATTCCATTCACACCCAAAAAGTGATCTCCACCATTCCTTTTTACTGCCTGGAAAAATTATTGTCATCCACAGGTTTTCCAGAAATAGAGATTCCGTACAATCCTATGTTGACCTTGCAGGTTAAAATTCCATTAACCGAATTGCGTTCCAAAACACAAGGTTTCGGATTTTTAGCGTCCTCATTTGAGCGTAAGGACTTCATAGGGGTATTGTTTAATGGCAATGTGTTTGAAACGGCCATCCATGGCGATGATGCACTTATGAACTTTTTTGTGCGACCTGATCATTGTGAAACTGACGAGCCTGAGATTATATTTGAGACTTTATGCCTACCTCTTTTTAGAAGATGGACGGGAATTCAATGTGATCTTGAACTTATCCATAGTCGATATTGGCCGCAAGCGATTCCGCAAAAGGTAGTGGAACATCAGGATAAAATACAAGCCATTAAGGATTGGGAATCGAGCCACAAAGGTTTTCATATCGCTGGGAACTCGGTGTACGGTGTTTCTATAGGCGACTGTATCCACGACCATATCCAGCTTGCCAGAAACATTTGATCCACGCAAGTTTCTGTAATTCAATAAGAAAAGTTATTTCTTATACCATTATTAGTTCTCATTGATTTTATCGATATAAATTATACGGTATTATTTTTATTTAATCTAAATAAGGTTTTAGTTTTGCACGCTCAAAACAACTATTCATATTTAGTCTAAATAAATGAAAAACAGATTTTCACTCTTATTTCTAGTGTTAGCAAGCCTTTATGGTACTGCCCAGCAAACGACTCAACAGGATTCCATAAATAACTTGCGTACCATCAAGCTTAGATCAAATTCTTTGTTTGGCAGTAAGTTTGAGGCGCAAAACCGTACTGGTTCTTCCTATTTCTTGTCATCAGAAGATCTTGCAAAGTTTCAATACACCGACGTG is from Nonlabens sp. YIK11 and encodes:
- the hemG gene encoding protoporphyrinogen oxidase; protein product: MALRSSYDVVILGAGISGLSAGYSLFQEDRDFAILEGSTRCGGVIESEVINGLMVEHGPNSMALTPEVEALLQELDILDALLPAMEESKIRQILWDNQLHTLKASPLTLLSTRLLSTSAKLRILREPFISSKSPAGESVLEFFTRRFGKQVAQRMAGAIVSGIYAGDAAQLEMASVFPRFVELEKEYGSLLKGLIKSPSAPRKIVSFKDGMETLISSLSRKLNDHIHLNTSVASIEKVTNGWKLHLKDGNSIHTQKVISTIPFYCLEKLLSSTGFPEIEIPYNPMLTLQVKIPLTELRSKTQGFGFLASSFERKDFIGVLFNGNVFETAIHGDDALMNFFVRPDHCETDEPEIIFETLCLPLFRRWTGIQCDLELIHSRYWPQAIPQKVVEHQDKIQAIKDWESSHKGFHIAGNSVYGVSIGDCIHDHIQLARNI